The Pectinophora gossypiella chromosome 10, ilPecGoss1.1, whole genome shotgun sequence genome contains a region encoding:
- the LOC126370212 gene encoding uncharacterized protein LOC126370212 isoform X1, with amino-acid sequence MRLHDENRHLKSLFSRSDHTEPSTFPIVGIRRENVPNDLSSVWTSQRTSGICKDHELDCPRTQTKRSKDCGLLRRLSAHAQRLSNSREPSRVCLKILRENGMASKLRKIFGNTNQGVGIFGNHLEHGQEPEGTRCPKNRTIIEKLKRANQNRSLELARCESNTRQAKLCVVCSASGTFTLQNPAQSVQPPTQEQTAYEVPDPRSCPARVRMVVGERSPGNTDLLSFSDNVHNNGCGRQGLGSNSKWPKVLGLLVSESTKVAQQPKRTLDGIRSSKTAGIGSKRTISDFTDGQPYERGLHNETRGYEIPNSSSNNGENSKPLSELTMSLNSPLHTRSVQWDSRRSIEGKGSTGVASPRSSSRNDLPDSRSARDRLICIGEVCGGTSLCQRRRCRHGQPVYRRIQQDVAVQVGLDFSTTCVNSSSSSAPEVMQRSVPPGNPNMEQGVLGTGATEESARTPVQNPKPSILPSRSADQPTSPGDRPTEFGGMEGSGWIDHVNGWSEREVHLLKSAWRSSSLKTYRAVWAKWRNWALLNNVTVSNPSPQSLAKYLCFLFNQEKYAPRTVALHKSVVSTFSNPSQSETLSSHLLVRQVLKGIFSENPPKPKSLSWRIDDLLNFLKDYSFDEYSIFGVSRHTCVLLLLASGRRVHDLTLLSIGENSFEDNGEEIIFWPKFGSKTDTPSHRQSGWLLKSSEDQIQRLNIVFWVKRLISVTNTRRVSKNIESLFITTRGAVKSASRSIIAGWIRTLFKEAGISASAGSFRAAVSSDMWSSNLFNIEEVLKRGNWRSRNTFINYYFKEVPKQPRVVSNALVDSFIAV; translated from the coding sequence ATGCGACTTCATGATGAAAATAGACATCTCAAAAGCTTATTTTCACGTTCCGATCATACGGAGCCATCGACGTTTCCTATCGTTGGCATACGAAGGGAAAATGTACCGAATGACTTGTCTTCCGTTTGGACTAGCCAGCGCACCAGCGGCATTTGCAAAGATCACGAACTGGATTGCCCACGAACTCAGACAAAAAGGTCTAAGGATTGTGGTTTACTTAGACGACTTTCTGCTCATGCACAAAGACTATCAAACTCTAGAGAACCAAGCAGAGTGTGCCTTAAAATACTTAGAGAAAATGGGATGGCAAGTAAACTTCGGAAAATCTTCGGCAACACCAACCAAGGAGTTGGAATATTTGGGAATCACTTGGAACACGGACAAGAACCGGAAGGCACTAGGTGCCCCAAAAATAGAACAATTATCGAAAAACTTAAGCGGGCTAATCAAAACAGGTCACTGGAGTTGGCACGATGCGAAAGTAATACTAGGCAAGCTAAACTTTGCGTCGTTTGTAGTGCCTCTGGGACGTTTACACTGCAGAATCCTGCACAGAGTGTCCAACCGCCTACCCAAGAGCAAACCGCATATGAAGTTCCTGATCCCAGAAGCTGCCCGGCTAGAGTTAGAATGGTGGTTGGAGAACGTTCACCAGGAAACACCGATCTTCTATCCTTCTCCGACAATGTTCATAACAACGGATGCGGCAGACAAGGGTTGGGGAGCAACAGCAAATGGCCGAAAGTTTTGGGGCTATTGGTCTCCGAGTCAACGAAAGTGGCACAGCAACCAAAAAGAACTTTGGACGGTATACGAAGTTCTAAAACGGCTGGAATCGGATCTAAAAGGACGATCAGTGACTTTACAGACGGACAACCGTACGAGCGTGGCCTACATAATGAAACAAGGGGGTACGAGATCCCTAACTCTTCTTCGAACAACGGAGAAAATTCTAAACCTTTGTCAGAGCTTACAATGTCACTTAACAGCCCGTTACATACCAGGTCAGTACAATGGGATAGCCGACGGTCTATCGAGGGCAAAGGGTCTACCGGAGTGGCATCTCCGCGAAGCAGCAGTAGAAATGATCTTCCAGATTCTAGGTCGGCCCGAGATAGACTTATTTGCATCGGAGAAGTCTGCGGTGGTACCAGCCTATGTCAGCGAAGACGCTGCAGACACGGGCAGCCAGTTTACCGACGCATTCAGCAGGACGTGGCAGTACAAGTTGGGTTGGATTTTTCCACCACCTGCGTTAATTCCTCAAGTTCTTCGGCACCTGAAGTTATGCAAAGGTCAGTACCTCCTGGTAACCCCAATATGGAACAGGGCGTTTTGGGAACCGGAGCTACGGAAGAGAGCGCTAGGACCCCCGTTCAGAATCCCAAACCTTCAATCCTACCTAGTCGATCTGCAGACCAACCGACCTCCCCCGGGGATAGACCAACTGAATTTGGTGGTATGGAAGGTTCAGGCTGGATAGATCACGTGAATGGTTGGTCAGAACGAGAGGTCCATTTACTTAAATCAGCTTGGAGATCTTCTTCTTTAAAAACCTATAGAGCTGTTTGGGCTAAATGGCGCAATTGGGCTTTACTTAACAATGTTACAGTCAGTAATCCGAGTCCTCAATCACTAGCGAAGTATTTATGCTTTCTTTTCAACCAGGAGAAGTACGCGCCTAGGACAGTGGCATTACATAAGTCGGTGGTATCGACGTTTTCAAATCCTAGTCAATCTGAAACACTCAGCTCACATCTGCTGGTAAGACAGGTCCTCAAAGGGATCTTTTCTGAGAACCCACCCAAACCAAAATCTTTGTCCTGGAGAATAGATGacctattaaattttttaaaaGACTATTCATTTGATGAATACAGCATATTCGGAGTGTCACGGCATACATGCGTTCTTCTGTTGCTGGCATCAGGGAGGCGAGTGCACGACCTAACGCTTTTAAGTATTGGGGAGAACTCTTTTGAAGATAATGgtgaagaaattatattttggccAAAGTTTGGCTCTAAAACCGACACCCCCTCTCACAGACAGTCGGGATGGCTGCTCAAGTCCTCCGAAGATCAGATACAACGGCTTAACATAGTCTTCTGGGTGAAGCGACTAATATCGGTGACAAATACCCGTCGCGtttcaaaaaatatagaaaGCCTCTTTATTACAACAAGGGGAGCAGTAAAGAGCGCTTCACGATCCATAATTGCAGGCTGGATTAGAACCCTATTTAAAGAGGCAGGTATAAGTGCATCTGCGGGTAGTTTCAGGGCTGCAGTATCATCGGACATGTGGTCAAGTAACCTTTTCAATATCGAAGAGGTTTTAAAGAGAGGCAACTGGCGAAGCAGAAATacattcataaattattactttaagGAAGTGCCAAAACAACCACGCGTTGTGAGCAATGCGCTAGTTGATTCATTTATAGCTGTATAA